One part of the Candidatus Eisenbacteria bacterium genome encodes these proteins:
- a CDS encoding M20/M25/M40 family metallo-hydrolase yields MKRCYKSLCDLRIWGVLLLCGAALNACSQNQQDSSTRDPGDRMLKCVQELSSPAYEGRGVNSPGLDKAAGFIRGEMERLQLQPAGDDGFYQAFEISINVKPLEGTRLRILENGDGIWYEPGHIWAPEGISADAQLEDLAVRIHPDGLGSSDGSGHPGGTGHPGSKLPEPFAILILERETPAAQSMMMIPPWQLNPWGYLVEQAIHAEAAGAKALFVSSDPWNSIRTEEVSLPNPSDGYVTAPIPVVRFSPSRVRELLEMMGADAATASRLAGSTLAGSEQGQIRVDLNIAMDRTLKSPRNVIGSIPGNGEWVFVTAHYDHLGRGDNAPSGEFVYYPGADDNASGIALLLELASRFSQQHNKSKRGLVFAAFAAEEIGLAGSRYLADHPIVPLGDVATVVNVDMVGRLRDGDLLVMGTGSGTLLAEIVDSVRTVATPGLALRSVQDPGSPSDQAPFYAKGVPVLHIMTPPHVDYHQPTDTWDKIDTEGLCRVTDFTFALVDSLRSSARPAFRTSASGMAAPRSGGSYTVYLGTIPDFAYEGDDGVRLSGVKPDSPAASAGLLEGDLLIEVGGLPLKNLRDYVSILKAHKPGDEVELVFRRSGTEQRVKTVFEERK; encoded by the coding sequence ATGAAACGATGTTACAAATCACTCTGTGATCTGCGGATATGGGGTGTTCTGCTGCTCTGCGGCGCGGCGCTGAATGCCTGTTCTCAAAACCAGCAGGATTCATCAACCCGGGACCCGGGGGATCGGATGCTGAAGTGCGTGCAGGAACTCTCCTCACCGGCGTATGAAGGGCGGGGTGTTAATTCCCCCGGCCTGGACAAGGCCGCCGGCTTCATCCGCGGAGAGATGGAGCGGTTGCAGCTTCAACCGGCTGGGGACGATGGTTTTTATCAGGCTTTTGAAATCTCAATTAATGTTAAACCCCTGGAAGGAACCCGGCTCCGGATCCTTGAAAACGGCGACGGGATCTGGTATGAACCGGGCCACATCTGGGCGCCGGAAGGGATCTCCGCGGACGCTCAGCTCGAGGATCTGGCGGTCCGGATCCATCCCGATGGCCTGGGCTCCTCCGATGGGAGCGGCCACCCCGGTGGTACGGGCCATCCTGGATCCAAGCTCCCGGAACCCTTTGCCATCTTGATCTTGGAGCGGGAAACTCCCGCCGCCCAATCTATGATGATGATCCCACCTTGGCAGCTCAACCCTTGGGGATATCTTGTGGAACAGGCGATTCATGCCGAGGCCGCCGGCGCGAAGGCATTGTTTGTATCATCCGATCCCTGGAATTCAATCAGGACCGAAGAAGTTTCCCTGCCTAATCCATCCGACGGATATGTCACCGCTCCGATTCCGGTTGTACGTTTCAGCCCTTCACGCGTCCGCGAGTTGCTGGAAATGATGGGCGCCGATGCGGCGACGGCATCGAGACTGGCGGGATCCACGCTGGCGGGATCTGAACAGGGTCAAATCCGCGTCGATCTGAATATTGCGATGGACCGCACTCTGAAATCCCCCAGGAATGTCATCGGGTCCATTCCCGGGAATGGTGAGTGGGTCTTTGTGACGGCGCACTACGATCATCTGGGCCGCGGGGACAACGCGCCCTCGGGTGAATTCGTCTATTATCCCGGCGCCGATGATAATGCTTCCGGCATCGCGCTGCTGCTGGAGCTGGCCAGCCGATTTTCACAACAACACAATAAATCCAAGCGCGGCCTGGTCTTCGCGGCCTTTGCCGCCGAGGAGATCGGTTTGGCTGGATCACGGTATCTGGCGGATCACCCCATCGTTCCACTGGGGGATGTCGCCACTGTTGTTAATGTGGACATGGTCGGGCGTTTGAGGGATGGGGATCTTCTAGTAATGGGTACCGGCAGCGGAACGCTTCTCGCCGAGATCGTTGATAGTGTTCGTACCGTTGCGACGCCCGGTCTTGCTCTTAGATCGGTTCAGGATCCCGGCAGCCCGTCGGATCAGGCGCCCTTCTATGCGAAGGGGGTTCCTGTGCTTCATATCATGACGCCGCCGCATGTCGATTACCACCAGCCGACCGATACCTGGGATAAAATCGACACGGAGGGCCTCTGCCGCGTGACGGATTTTACATTTGCCCTCGTTGATTCCCTGCGTTCCTCAGCACGGCCGGCCTTTCGCACTTCGGCGTCCGGCATGGCCGCGCCGCGATCCGGCGGTTCCTATACGGTGTACCTGGGGACGATCCCGGATTTCGCCTATGAAGGGGATGACGGTGTCCGCCTCTCAGGAGTGAAACCCGATTCGCCGGCGGCATCGGCCGGTCTTCTGGAAGGGGATCTCCTCATCGAGGTCGGCGGCCTGCCTCTGAAAAATCTCCGGGATTATGTTTCGATTTTGAAAGCCCACAAGCCGGGGGATGAGGTTGAGCTTGTCTTCAGGCGTTCCGGAACGGAGCAGAGGGTTAAAACCGTTTTCGAGGAGCGGAAATAA
- a CDS encoding energy transducer TonB gives MNAASFCHGLPFRYDHIYPRRILVGFLTGLGLHAIACFVAPPYVHPVIPIQEPPAGFIIPSEVIIPPPPKPISRPVPPGAGNQGELVPVLDDDPMPPLESLPVPPAPPAEGGYSPDGVFIVISNRPELLHIIPPAYPEIALEMGWAGRVHVEILVGEEGKVKAVRFPYREAPEMIEEAIRSAVLKWIFRPALSGNRPVSVWVPQVIEFGF, from the coding sequence ATGAATGCCGCCTCTTTCTGTCATGGCCTGCCTTTTCGATATGATCATATCTATCCCCGGCGCATCCTGGTCGGCTTTCTCACCGGCTTGGGTCTTCACGCCATTGCCTGCTTCGTTGCGCCTCCCTATGTCCACCCTGTGATTCCGATCCAAGAACCACCCGCAGGCTTCATCATCCCATCTGAAGTGATCATCCCCCCACCACCGAAACCGATCAGCCGTCCCGTCCCTCCCGGCGCCGGCAACCAGGGGGAACTTGTTCCTGTCCTGGATGACGATCCCATGCCCCCGCTTGAATCGCTTCCCGTGCCCCCCGCGCCCCCCGCGGAAGGAGGGTATTCCCCGGATGGCGTTTTTATCGTCATTTCGAATAGACCGGAACTGCTCCACATCATTCCCCCCGCATATCCCGAGATCGCGCTGGAGATGGGATGGGCGGGAAGAGTGCATGTGGAAATCCTTGTCGGCGAAGAGGGAAAAGTTAAAGCCGTGCGCTTTCCCTACAGAGAAGCGCCCGAAATGATAGAGGAGGCGATTCGATCGGCTGTTTTAAAGTGGATCTTCCGCCCGGCCCTATCGGGAAACCGGCCCGTATCGGTTTGGGTGCCGCAGGTGATTGAATTCGGGTTCTGA
- a CDS encoding NCS2 family permease, which produces MFLERFFHLREAGTTVRLEVLGGITTFMTMSYIVFLNPAILAQTGMNFGAVMTATCLSAAAATLLMGFLANYPIALAPGMGENIFFLTAVLGMGITWQQGLGAVFVAGIVFLILNLFNVRQVIIDAVPESLKHAIAAGIGLFIVFMGLVNAGIVVRHPMEQAVPVHLGELNNPAVWVSLLGLVLTGALLVRKVRGAILWGILSTAVLGLIFRVAHYQGLVAPPPSLAPTFLKMDIAGLLTWGMIPIILIFLYMDVLDSIGTFIGVGERMGLLKNGRLERGTRALTTDAAGTVIGACLGTSTVTAFIESSAGAAAGARTGLANLVTALLFLAALFFSPVAQMIGGGYAWKEGVLLYPVTAPALIVVGTFMAASLRRIPWDDFGEAIPALLIVVGIPLTYSIAEGLALGFISYPVIKLLGGKGREVNRLCYLLGAIFLARYLFLD; this is translated from the coding sequence ATGTTCCTGGAGAGATTCTTTCATTTGCGGGAAGCCGGAACAACGGTTCGATTGGAAGTTTTGGGCGGAATAACGACTTTTATGACGATGTCCTATATCGTCTTTCTGAATCCCGCCATCCTCGCTCAAACGGGGATGAACTTCGGCGCCGTCATGACCGCCACCTGCCTCAGCGCGGCGGCGGCGACACTCCTTATGGGCTTTCTCGCCAATTATCCCATCGCCCTGGCGCCGGGGATGGGCGAAAACATCTTCTTCTTAACCGCTGTTTTGGGGATGGGCATTACCTGGCAACAGGGATTGGGCGCTGTTTTTGTCGCCGGAATCGTTTTTCTCATTCTTAATCTCTTCAATGTCCGCCAGGTGATCATCGACGCCGTTCCCGAATCCCTAAAACACGCCATCGCCGCCGGGATCGGGCTCTTTATCGTCTTCATGGGATTGGTGAACGCCGGAATCGTTGTCCGGCATCCGATGGAGCAAGCCGTGCCTGTACATTTGGGTGAGTTAAACAATCCGGCCGTTTGGGTTTCATTGCTCGGGCTTGTTCTCACCGGCGCCCTTCTCGTGCGCAAGGTACGGGGCGCCATCCTATGGGGTATTTTGTCAACAGCGGTGTTGGGACTTATCTTTCGCGTGGCGCACTACCAAGGGCTTGTCGCGCCCCCGCCCTCTCTCGCCCCGACATTCCTCAAGATGGACATTGCGGGCCTTTTGACCTGGGGAATGATCCCCATCATTCTCATATTCCTCTATATGGATGTTCTGGATTCGATCGGTACTTTCATTGGTGTCGGAGAACGCATGGGTCTCCTTAAAAACGGCCGTCTTGAACGGGGGACACGGGCATTGACGACAGACGCCGCCGGTACGGTCATCGGCGCCTGTCTTGGCACCTCAACGGTCACAGCCTTTATCGAGAGTTCGGCCGGCGCGGCGGCCGGCGCCAGAACCGGCTTGGCAAATCTTGTCACGGCCTTGCTCTTCCTCGCGGCTCTTTTCTTCAGTCCGGTGGCCCAAATGATCGGGGGGGGATACGCCTGGAAAGAAGGGGTCCTTCTCTACCCGGTCACGGCGCCCGCCCTCATCGTGGTCGGAACCTTCATGGCGGCCAGCCTCCGCAGGATTCCCTGGGATGATTTTGGCGAAGCGATTCCAGCCCTCCTCATCGTGGTCGGGATTCCGTTGACCTACAGCATTGCGGAGGGTCTGGCCCTTGGATTCATCAGCTACCCGGTCATCAAGCTGCTCGGCGGTAAAGGCCGTGAAGTCAATCGGTTATGCTATCTGCTCGGCGCGATCTTCCTGGCCCGTTATCTCTTTCTCGACTGA
- a CDS encoding PAS domain S-box protein, with product MVDHSKHSAHPSEDQPRPGMPSSHQDSLPDENLERETSSTADFRFESFKNLYKATFEQTGTGMVLIEEDTTISLSNAKFQEMVGRSRSEIDGKMSWTEFVHPEKLPELIKMHRERRRPDSQTPGMYESIFQTREGDRRDVLVNVTVIPGTKKSAASVIDITEHKQTSALIRAQLELAQKISGENDLQRALESCLETIVHVSRMDFGAVYMRSDSPGWYTLAATRGLPYKAAETLSDAAPCPLLKEALQTGTGAYATSSEEATERRFLFNDGKIRCLGIIPIVHEGRIIACLAVSSRSEHRMHHYAQVGLESFAAQIGEVITRINNGRRLRESLQTAADIIHGIHTGIMIGRFEPPHCLTLLDCNPKAEEILGIRAESCRGQDVKKIWPRLFGEEKDPLPDWVLKTSEPGKINEIEYNDERVSGIFRFSVSRLAGKRIVVAIEDITEQRRSEMELRATEARYNYITEAVTDYLYTVRLQDGRPVETNHGPACVAVTGYSPEELSQRRFLWIEMVPEEDRERVLNHARRILQDGEIPPLEHRIIRKDGQVRWVRNTVIRHYDHEGRIKSYDGLVQEITEKKLAERALRQSEEKHRLVVQNVNDGICIAQDGMLKFANAVLEDLTGYTSEELTTKPFIELIHPEDRMLVGSRHQKRMRGEDVESVYPFRILTKDGRYHWIEINAVRIEWEGRLATLNFLRDIHEERLAQKEAFESRRTLSTLISNLPGMAYRCKFDEHWTMEFVSDGCYTLTGFQAKDLIGNKTIAFAELIHDEDKDEVRVKVEQAVANREHFQVIYRITDAWRKERWVLEKGSGVYSDEGELLALEGFISDISDRLQAEQEMLKAKEAAEAANIAKSEFLAVMSHEIRTPLNGILGMLDLLMECSLNDEQKNFAGVARTSAKALLTIVNDVLDFSKIEAKKLDLELIDFDIRECVNEIKQIQETHAAEKGLEFHILMADDLPSEISGDPLRLRQVLLNLTGNAIKFTESGTVAIKISRSTWTKLQDEEILFEVIDTGIGIPADRIDRLFRSFSQIDPSTSRHYGGTGLGLAISKRLIELMGGTIGINSKLDFGSTFWFTLPIRRSAPAILEEGEDRLAS from the coding sequence ATGGTGGATCATTCCAAACATTCCGCGCATCCATCCGAGGATCAGCCGCGCCCTGGAATGCCCTCTTCACACCAAGATTCCCTTCCTGATGAAAATCTTGAGAGAGAAACTTCGTCTACCGCCGATTTCAGATTCGAAAGTTTCAAAAACCTATACAAAGCGACTTTTGAGCAAACCGGCACCGGGATGGTCCTGATCGAAGAAGACACGACCATCTCTTTGTCAAACGCCAAGTTCCAGGAAATGGTCGGGCGCAGCCGCAGTGAAATCGACGGGAAAATGAGCTGGACCGAATTTGTCCATCCTGAAAAATTGCCGGAATTGATAAAAATGCATCGGGAACGAAGGCGGCCCGACAGCCAGACACCCGGAATGTACGAGTCCATTTTTCAAACCCGGGAAGGGGATCGCCGGGATGTTCTTGTTAATGTCACTGTCATCCCCGGGACAAAAAAGAGCGCTGCCTCTGTTATTGATATCACAGAACACAAACAGACCTCGGCGCTCATCCGGGCTCAACTGGAACTGGCTCAGAAGATCAGCGGTGAAAACGACTTGCAACGTGCTTTGGAATCTTGCCTTGAAACAATTGTCCATGTTTCCCGCATGGATTTCGGAGCCGTCTACATGAGGAGTGATTCACCGGGCTGGTACACTCTTGCCGCCACACGAGGTCTTCCCTACAAAGCAGCGGAAACCCTCTCTGATGCGGCACCGTGCCCGCTGCTGAAGGAAGCCCTGCAAACAGGAACGGGAGCCTACGCGACTTCTTCCGAGGAAGCGACCGAACGCCGATTCCTCTTCAATGACGGGAAAATCCGTTGTCTCGGTATCATTCCGATTGTTCACGAAGGGCGGATCATCGCCTGTCTGGCGGTGAGCTCGAGAAGCGAGCACCGGATGCACCATTATGCCCAAGTGGGCCTTGAATCATTTGCCGCCCAGATTGGTGAGGTGATCACCCGTATCAATAACGGGCGGCGATTGCGGGAATCGCTGCAAACGGCCGCCGATATCATTCATGGTATTCATACCGGAATCATGATCGGCCGATTCGAGCCCCCCCATTGTCTCACCCTCCTCGACTGCAATCCGAAAGCCGAAGAGATACTCGGCATCCGCGCGGAATCATGCCGGGGACAGGATGTTAAAAAAATCTGGCCCCGGCTCTTCGGCGAAGAAAAGGATCCGCTTCCCGATTGGGTGTTGAAAACCTCAGAGCCCGGCAAAATCAACGAAATTGAATACAACGATGAAAGAGTCTCCGGAATTTTCCGGTTTTCCGTATCCCGACTCGCCGGAAAAAGGATTGTCGTCGCCATTGAAGATATCACCGAGCAAAGGCGATCCGAAATGGAGCTTCGGGCGACAGAGGCCCGATATAATTATATTACCGAGGCTGTCACCGATTATCTTTATACGGTCCGTCTTCAAGATGGCAGGCCGGTTGAAACAAATCACGGCCCTGCCTGTGTTGCGGTCACCGGCTACTCTCCGGAAGAGCTTTCACAAAGACGATTCCTCTGGATAGAAATGGTTCCCGAGGAAGACCGCGAGAGGGTCTTGAATCATGCCCGCCGCATTCTTCAAGACGGCGAGATCCCGCCCCTGGAGCATCGCATTATCCGGAAGGACGGGCAGGTCCGGTGGGTTCGCAATACCGTCATCCGGCATTATGATCATGAGGGCAGGATCAAATCATATGACGGATTGGTTCAAGAGATAACAGAGAAGAAACTCGCCGAAAGAGCCTTAAGGCAATCGGAAGAGAAGCATCGCCTGGTCGTCCAAAATGTAAATGACGGAATCTGCATCGCACAGGACGGAATGTTAAAATTCGCCAATGCCGTTCTGGAGGATCTCACCGGATACACTTCCGAAGAATTAACGACAAAACCATTTATTGAACTAATTCATCCAGAGGACCGGATGCTCGTTGGAAGCCGTCATCAAAAACGGATGCGCGGCGAAGATGTCGAAAGCGTTTATCCCTTCCGGATTTTAACAAAGGACGGCCGCTATCACTGGATCGAGATCAATGCCGTCAGAATCGAGTGGGAAGGCCGGCTCGCCACCCTGAATTTTCTGAGAGATATCCATGAAGAACGGCTGGCGCAGAAAGAAGCCTTTGAAAGCCGGCGGACTCTTTCAACACTCATCAGCAACCTCCCCGGCATGGCTTATCGGTGCAAGTTTGATGAGCATTGGACCATGGAATTTGTGAGTGACGGCTGCTATACCCTTACCGGATTCCAAGCAAAAGACCTTATCGGCAACAAGACAATTGCTTTTGCCGAACTGATTCACGACGAAGACAAAGATGAGGTTCGGGTTAAGGTCGAGCAGGCTGTGGCCAACCGGGAACATTTCCAAGTCATCTACAGGATTACCGACGCCTGGAGAAAGGAACGCTGGGTTCTGGAGAAGGGCAGCGGTGTTTACTCCGATGAGGGCGAGCTCCTGGCATTGGAAGGTTTTATTTCGGATATATCCGACCGCCTGCAGGCGGAGCAGGAAATGCTCAAAGCCAAGGAGGCGGCGGAAGCGGCCAATATTGCCAAGTCTGAATTTCTGGCGGTGATGAGCCATGAGATACGAACCCCCCTCAACGGCATCCTCGGCATGCTGGATCTGCTCATGGAATGTTCGCTCAATGATGAGCAAAAAAACTTCGCGGGGGTGGCTCGGACCTCAGCCAAAGCACTGCTGACCATCGTCAATGACGTTCTCGATTTCTCAAAGATTGAGGCGAAAAAACTGGATCTTGAATTAATTGATTTTGATATTCGCGAGTGTGTCAATGAGATCAAGCAGATCCAGGAAACCCATGCCGCCGAGAAAGGCTTGGAATTTCACATTCTTATGGCGGATGACCTCCCCTCGGAAATCTCCGGGGACCCTCTGCGGCTCAGACAGGTTTTATTGAATCTGACCGGCAACGCCATCAAATTCACCGAATCGGGAACCGTCGCGATCAAGATATCGAGGTCAACATGGACAAAACTCCAGGACGAAGAGATTCTGTTCGAGGTCATCGACACAGGGATCGGTATCCCTGCCGACCGGATCGACAGGCTCTTCAGATCCTTCTCGCAAATCGACCCATCGACATCGAGGCACTACGGCGGGACAGGGCTGGGCCTCGCCATCTCGAAACGCCTGATTGAGCTGATGGGGGGCACAATCGGCATCAACAGCAAACTCGATTTCGGTTCGACCTTTTGGTTCACCCTGCCTATAAGACGATCAGCGCCGGCCATACTGGAAGAGGGTGAGGACCGTCTCGCCTCCTGA
- the pepT gene encoding peptidase T yields the protein MITDEMRRFYADDVRERFLRYVRVHTTSDEASETTPSTPCQFDLARMLEGELKEIGLQDVLCDAHSYTYGTLPAMKGCASAPPFGLLAHLDTSPDQPGENVIPVRHEAWDGSPIRFPDDPGLRLTETDAPELSRHAGETIITASGKTLLGADDKAGIAEIMAALATLQKFPELPHGAIRVCFTPDEEIGRGTVKLNLEKLPRYCYTMDGGAPGELEAECFDAWRADLNFKGAGVHPGYAKNKMINASTVAARFLAALPEWQTPEHTEGDEGFYHVTSISGDFENAEAGIIIRDFEESINLERIDYLKKTIEQFEKRYPGLKIDLKVRHQYRNMRDIIKEHPGVVETAVLAMENAGLKVHIKSIRGGTDGSALTQKGHPTPNIFTGGFLFHSRKEWIAESNLNRAVETILHLAACWSRKGD from the coding sequence ATGATTACCGACGAGATGCGCCGTTTCTATGCGGATGATGTACGCGAGCGTTTTTTGCGTTATGTCCGCGTTCACACAACTTCCGACGAGGCATCCGAAACAACACCCTCGACCCCATGTCAATTCGATCTCGCCCGCATGCTGGAGGGTGAATTAAAAGAGATCGGGCTCCAGGATGTTCTCTGTGACGCGCACAGTTATACATATGGCACTCTTCCCGCGATGAAGGGATGCGCCTCCGCGCCGCCTTTCGGTCTGCTGGCTCATCTCGACACCTCCCCGGATCAACCGGGTGAAAACGTCATCCCCGTCCGGCATGAAGCTTGGGATGGATCCCCGATACGCTTCCCCGACGATCCCGGTCTGCGACTCACGGAAACGGATGCGCCGGAGTTGAGCCGGCATGCGGGTGAGACAATTATCACAGCTTCGGGAAAAACGCTTCTCGGCGCGGATGACAAGGCCGGTATTGCGGAAATAATGGCGGCTCTCGCAACCTTGCAGAAATTCCCCGAGCTGCCGCATGGAGCGATCCGTGTCTGTTTCACACCCGATGAGGAAATAGGCCGGGGAACAGTGAAGCTGAATCTGGAAAAACTCCCCCGGTATTGCTACACAATGGATGGCGGTGCACCCGGCGAATTGGAAGCGGAGTGCTTCGACGCCTGGCGGGCCGACCTTAACTTCAAGGGCGCCGGCGTCCATCCCGGATATGCGAAGAATAAAATGATCAACGCCTCAACCGTGGCAGCGCGTTTTCTAGCGGCTTTGCCGGAGTGGCAAACCCCTGAACATACCGAGGGAGATGAAGGATTCTATCATGTAACATCCATTTCCGGTGATTTTGAAAACGCTGAAGCCGGCATCATCATTCGGGATTTTGAAGAGAGCATTAATCTTGAGAGAATCGATTATCTCAAAAAAACAATTGAACAATTCGAAAAGCGGTATCCGGGTCTGAAAATCGACCTGAAGGTCCGTCATCAATATAGAAATATGCGTGATATTATAAAAGAGCACCCCGGTGTTGTTGAAACGGCCGTTCTTGCAATGGAGAACGCGGGGCTGAAGGTCCATATCAAATCAATCCGCGGCGGCACCGATGGAAGCGCATTGACACAAAAAGGCCATCCGACGCCGAATATTTTTACAGGCGGATTCCTCTTTCATTCCAGAAAGGAATGGATCGCCGAATCAAATCTGAATCGGGCGGTGGAAACAATCCTCCATCTCGCCGCCTGCTGGAGCCGGAAAGGGGATTGA
- a CDS encoding transketolase, whose protein sequence is MEKQSLHFEHWEKIKDLIDTCIDMMLNHRQSGHPGGSRSKVQMMVTLLMGDLMRWDIRRPEARFGDRFILAAGHTAPLLYATLAVLAESLRAKFEETGDSRYRLNPEHIVFWEDLLGFRRHGGLAGHAEMEGKTLFVKANTGPSGHGSPFAMGEAMALKRAGAEGVKVFAMEGEGGLTPGGVHETKNSAWGLGLDNLYFLVDWNDFGIDDHRVSDVVPGSPQEWFESHGWRTFGAQDGTDWTQVAKALTNLVHGPNPAKVPGAAWARTRKGRGYLKYDNASHGAPHSPSNCQLYWETKKPFMEKYGVEFEGFGEPRPGDTAAFNKQVRNNYAKVFEMMRKDRDLIDYMADTLLQIGDSIPETIDGYRFGGPTSPCNDAVITDFENYPESMWAKPGEKKPNRAALARWGSWVNAYSKKTHGRPLFVICSADLADSTNISGFAYDFDELPGFGKYERNSNPEGVLLPQEITEFANAGLVCGMASVNLSKKPFEEFDGLYGACSTYGSFVYLKYGLMRLYSQMCQDTQFKTGKVLWVAGHSGPETADDSRTHFGIFAPGITQLFPEGQVIDVHPWEYNEVPVVIARSLLAKAPIIALHLTRPPIEIPDRAALGIPSHFEAAKGAYILRDFKQGQPKMGTVFVQGTATTSNLIKCLPDLEKNGLNVKVVAAISPQLFNLQPKSVRETILSDADRFDCMAVTNRSRRLMKDWLSNPVADEYTISSDWDDRWRTGGTLDEVIEEAHLSCDWILKGIERFVKDRDERLATLRRYLDAAEKR, encoded by the coding sequence ATCGAGAAGCAATCACTTCATTTCGAGCACTGGGAAAAGATCAAGGATCTCATCGATACTTGCATCGACATGATGCTGAACCACAGACAAAGCGGGCATCCCGGTGGAAGCCGCTCCAAGGTTCAGATGATGGTCACGCTCCTGATGGGCGATCTCATGCGCTGGGACATCCGCCGGCCGGAAGCCCGTTTCGGCGACCGCTTCATTCTCGCCGCAGGACACACCGCGCCCCTGCTCTACGCCACATTGGCCGTTTTGGCCGAGTCCTTGAGGGCGAAATTCGAAGAAACGGGTGATTCCCGCTACCGCCTGAACCCGGAGCATATCGTCTTTTGGGAAGATCTTCTGGGATTCCGGAGACACGGCGGGCTCGCCGGACATGCCGAGATGGAAGGGAAAACACTTTTTGTTAAAGCCAACACCGGCCCCTCGGGGCACGGAAGCCCTTTCGCAATGGGTGAGGCCATGGCCCTGAAGAGGGCGGGCGCCGAGGGCGTCAAGGTTTTTGCAATGGAGGGTGAGGGCGGATTGACCCCCGGCGGCGTTCATGAAACGAAAAACAGCGCCTGGGGACTTGGATTGGACAACCTCTATTTCCTCGTCGATTGGAATGACTTCGGCATCGATGATCATCGCGTCAGCGATGTCGTTCCGGGTTCGCCGCAGGAATGGTTTGAATCCCATGGATGGCGGACTTTCGGCGCACAAGACGGCACTGATTGGACCCAGGTGGCCAAAGCCTTGACGAATTTGGTTCATGGGCCCAATCCCGCAAAGGTACCGGGCGCTGCCTGGGCCAGAACCAGGAAAGGCCGGGGTTATCTAAAATACGACAACGCATCGCACGGCGCGCCCCACTCGCCATCCAACTGCCAGCTATATTGGGAAACAAAAAAGCCGTTTATGGAAAAGTACGGCGTCGAGTTCGAGGGATTCGGTGAACCCCGGCCCGGCGACACTGCCGCCTTTAACAAACAGGTCAGGAATAATTACGCAAAAGTTTTTGAGATGATGCGCAAGGATCGGGACCTGATCGATTATATGGCCGACACCCTCCTCCAGATCGGCGATTCGATCCCGGAGACCATCGACGGATATCGTTTCGGCGGCCCCACATCCCCCTGCAACGACGCGGTTATAACGGATTTCGAAAATTACCCTGAATCCATGTGGGCAAAACCCGGTGAGAAGAAACCTAACCGGGCGGCGCTCGCCCGATGGGGATCGTGGGTCAATGCCTATTCAAAGAAAACCCATGGGCGCCCGCTCTTTGTGATTTGCTCGGCCGATCTTGCCGATTCAACGAATATCAGCGGATTCGCCTATGATTTTGACGAACTTCCCGGATTCGGAAAATATGAACGGAATTCAAATCCCGAGGGCGTTCTGCTGCCCCAGGAAATCACCGAGTTCGCGAATGCGGGACTGGTGTGCGGGATGGCCAGCGTCAATCTTTCAAAAAAGCCCTTTGAGGAATTCGATGGGCTTTATGGCGCCTGCTCAACCTATGGATCTTTTGTCTATCTCAAATACGGCCTGATGAGGCTTTACAGCCAAATGTGCCAGGATACGCAATTCAAAACGGGCAAGGTCCTTTGGGTGGCGGGGCACTCGGGCCCTGAAACGGCGGATGATTCCCGGACTCACTTCGGAATTTTCGCGCCCGGTATCACCCAGCTCTTTCCCGAGGGACAGGTGATTGATGTCCATCCTTGGGAATACAATGAGGTGCCTGTCGTCATCGCGAGATCACTCCTTGCGAAAGCGCCGATTATCGCCCTGCACCTGACACGCCCCCCCATTGAGATCCCCGATCGCGCCGCCCTCGGCATCCCCTCTCATTTCGAAGCGGCCAAGGGCGCCTACATTCTGCGCGACTTCAAGCAAGGTCAGCCCAAGATGGGCACCGTATTTGTACAAGGGACCGCGACGACGAGTAATTTGATCAAATGCCTGCCTGATTTGGAGAAGAACGGGTTAAACGTGAAGGTCGTCGCAGCCATCAGCCCTCAGCTCTTCAACCTCCAACCGAAATCGGTCCGTGAAACAATCCTATCTGATGCAGACCGGTTCGATTGCATGGCGGTTACAAACCGGTCCCGCCGGCTCATGAAGGACTGGCTCTCGAATCCTGTCGCCGATGAATATACAATCTCTTCCGACTGGGATGATCGGTGGCGGACAGGCGGCACGCTGGATGAGGTGATCGAGGAAGCTCATTTATCCTGCGATTGGATATTGAAGGGAATCGAGCGGTTCGTTAAAGACCGGGATGAGCGCCTGGCGACTCTTCGCCGCTATTTGGACGCGGCGGAAAAGCGCTAA